Proteins found in one Drosophila busckii strain San Diego stock center, stock number 13000-0081.31 chromosome 2R, ASM1175060v1, whole genome shotgun sequence genomic segment:
- the LOC108595622 gene encoding CCAAT/enhancer-binding protein: protein MLNLESPQMYADAVQTLAQLDLKKQPPPQLPQQATIGQITLTAMSSAQQQQQQQQQQQQQQQQQQQQQQQLTTDANNNATMQDAALLVKQHAVQQMQLNNSSNNLLQKQMLQQYSAQTELDDLTTQEITLDLQHLIDDQFRDTESLGIFSDMVTSPGGLAATLPPSGMVSAAAKVLQQQQQSLANARQQQHQYGRSALAYMPQAVHSNATYNNHSSDENSSVGSDSSSTIKEEPIDPEYRRHLQESVSSQAAAAFINNNNGLYNNYQSNGNSNNNNNSNNNNNSSSSNSSGSSGGGTQFTNLTTANVLAHHQLPHLAANAQQLLKHHSKLQQSQQQQQQHAQHQHRKHSNKHVDKGTEEYRRRRERNNIAVRKSREKAKVRSKEVEERVKSLLKEKDALIRQLSEMTNELSLHKQIYMQLMNHANPEVSRACRSFLNTNEHAL, encoded by the coding sequence ATGCTGAACTTGGAATCGCCACAAATGTACGCGGATGCGGTGCAGACGCTGGCCCAGCTCGATCTCAAgaagcagccgccgccgcagttGCCGCAACAGGCGACCATAGGCCAAATAACGCTAACAGCAATGTCcagtgcacagcagcagcagcagcaacaacaacagcagcaacaacagcagcaacagcaacagcagcagcagcaacagttgacaACAGATGCaaataacaatgcaacaatgcaggatgcagcgctgctggtgAAGCAGCATGCagtgcaacaaatgcagctaaacaacagcagcaacaatttgctgcagaaacaaatgctgcaacaATATAGCGCACAAACCGAACTGGACGATCTGACAACGCAGGAGATAACGCTCGATCTGCAGCATTTGATAGACGATCAGTTTAGAGATACTGAAAGTTTGGGCATATTCAGCGATATGGTTACCAGTCCGGGTGGACTGGCAGCAACATTGCCGCCCAGCGGCATGGTAagtgcagcagccaaagtgttgcagcagcagcagcaatcactaGCCaatgcacgccagcaacagcatcaatATGGACGCTCCGCTTTGGCTTACATGCCACAGGCTGTGCACTCCAATGCAACATACAACAATCACTCGAGTGATGAGAACAGCAGCGttggcagcgacagcagcagcaccattAAGGAGGAGCCCATTGATCCGGAGTATAGACGACATTTGCAGGAATCGGTTAGcagtcaagcagcagcagcttttattaacaacaacaatggcttgtataataattatcaaagcaatggcaacagcaataacaacaacaacagcaataacaacaacaacagcagcagcagcaattcaagcggcagcagcggcggcggcacacAGTTTACCAATTTGACTACAGCAAATGTTTTGGCGCATCATCAACTGCCACATTTGGCTGCCAATGCGCAACAGTTGCTCAAGCATCacagcaaactgcagcagtcgcagcagcagcagcagcaacatgcacagCACCAACATCGCaagcacagcaacaagcatGTGGACAAGGGCACGGAGGAGTATCGACGACGACGCGAGCGCAACAACATTGCAGTGCGCAAGAGTCGCGAGAAGGCCAAAGTGCGTTCCAAGGAGGTGGAGGAGCGCGTCAAGTCGCTGCTCAAGGAGAAGGACGCGCTCATTCGACAGCTCAGCGAAATGACCAACGAACTGTCGCTGCATAAGCAAATCTATATGCAGCTCATGAATCACGCCAATCCCGAAGTCAGTCGCGCCTGTCGCAGCTTCCTCAACACAAATGAGCATGCGCTGTAG